The following coding sequences are from one Rutidosis leptorrhynchoides isolate AG116_Rl617_1_P2 chromosome 11, CSIRO_AGI_Rlap_v1, whole genome shotgun sequence window:
- the LOC139875650 gene encoding putative disease resistance RPP13-like protein 1: MGETIVSAAVNVLIEKLISGPLMNLAKHEGIESHLKKWKNDLNLIQDVLVDAGHRHITQKAVASWLKELQELAYDMEDVVDDIATEAMKRELNRKSDASTSTSRKLSKSIQGVFTQYVYGRNISSKLDEISVRLTELLDQKTKLNLTLVYGKYERPSDYLNRGLETSLVDESKVLGREGDKETLLEKLLGGEASNQKVSILPIVGLGRVGKTTLAKLVYNDNKVKDHFEVMAWVCVSDEFNVLSISNTIYQAVTGEENKTFTDLNLLHVALKTKLSQKRFLIVLDDVWNEDYKVWDTLERPLVGLPGSKIIVTTRKTAVASVMTSVTPHFLKPLSNEYSLSLFAKCASHEHNFENHPSLVPFAQGIVEKCGGLPLALIALGRVLRIKGKDEDEWEKLLNSEIWSSDVGSDHILPALKLSYYDLPCQLKQLFAYCCLFPKDYVFDKKELVLLWMAEGFLNSPKGNMSMEGLGSRYFEEMQSRSFFQHSVDSESEYIMHDLMNDLAISVAGELFCMLDEKMDLNGRIEAFEKVRHFSFIRQEDEEDATYRTLKELHKAKNLGTFLPVSVRASMHQHYFKYIWQFSFKLDNVVELLPKLQLLRVLNLSYCKITEVPTFIGNLKHTYQSLLVREYHDLSSLPVSFVKLINLRHLDLKDTPLLKNTPLGIGELTQLQTLQKVIIEGSIGFKLSELKHLVDLKGELSIEGLEKVMDPIQAKDAKLQQKKGLDDIVFKWTDVFDDSRKLQAEYEVLEYLRPHCKLKTLEILFYGGVKFPSWVGDPSYNQLSKLTLNGCRSCTQLATGDGNNAITGSFPHLVELHITHCPKLANVSIGSLPLLEVLSIEGCSEKLLRSIICVSSSIRGLTMSRIEGLTKLDGDVLKHLKALEDLNISECDELRYLWDSESKAYGLLVSLHGLYVFHCKKLVSMGEKEDVTVNVGSNSIDKGSVLRYVTLWDCNSLESYNCPNSVEKLEISFCRSVTTLTLGVYKRVAAAVTLSSPAFYSLFSSIKLAVTENIEAEAVYHGLKGGDTAQRITV; the protein is encoded by the exons ATGGGTGAAACAATTGTTAGTGCAGCCGTGAATGTGCTGATCGAGAAGCTAATCTCTGGTCCGTTGATGAATTTGGCTAAACATGAAGGAATCGAATCTCATCTGAAGAAATGGAAGAATGATTTGAACCTGATCCAAGACGTGCTCGTTGATGCAGGCCACAGGCACATAACTCAAAAAGCTGTTGCATCATGGCTAAAGGAGCTTCAAGAATTGGCTTATGACATGGAAGATGTAGTGGATGATATAGCCACTGAAGCTATGAAGCGCGAGCTGAATCGAAAATCGGATGCCAGCACTAGCACTAGTCGTAAGTTATCTAAGAGTATCCAAGGTGTTTTTACTCAGTACGTGTATGGTCGTAACATTAGTTCAAAGCTAGATGAGATTTCCGTTAGATTAACTGAACTTCTTGACCAGAAAACTAAACTAAACTTAACATTAGTTTACGGGAAATACGAAAGACCATCAGATTATTTGAACAGAGGGTTGGAAACTTCACTTGTTGACGAGTCCAAAGTTTTGGGTAGGGAAGGGGATAAAGAGACATTACTCGAGAAGCTATTGGGGGGTGAAGCAAGTAATCAAAAAGTAAGCATCTTGCCAATAGTTGGTCTTGGCAGGGTTGGCAAAACAACTCTAGCCAAACTAGTGTACAACGACAATAAAGTTAAGGATCACTTTGAAGTCATGGCTTGGGTTTGTGTTTCAGACGAGTTCAATGTATTGAGTATTAGTAACACCATTTATCAGGCTGTCACCGGGGAGGAGAATAAAACATTTACTGATCTAAATCTACTTCATGTGGCACTTAAAACAAAACTGTCACAAAAACGGTTCTTAATAGTTCTGGACGACGTCTGGAACGAAGACTACAAGGTGTGGGATACTCTAGAAAGACCACTAGTTGGGTTACCTGGTAGTAAAATTATCGTGACAACCCGGAAGACCGCGGTTGCATCGGTAATGACTAGTGTAACGCCTCACTTTTTGAAACCTTTGTCTAATGAATATTCTCTGTCTTTATTTGCCAAATGTGCGTCACATGAACATAACTTTGAGAATCATCCCTCACTTGTACCGTTTGCTCAAGGTATCGTTGAGAAATGTGGTGGTTTGCCATTGGCTTTGATAGCACTTGGAAGGGTCTTAAGGATTAAGGGAAAAGATGAAGATGAATGGGAAAAGTTGTTGAATAGTGAGATATGGAGTTCAGATGTTGGAAGTGATCATATTTTACCGGCTCTTAAGCTAAGCTATTATGATCTCCCTTGTCAACTCAAGCAGCTTTTTGCGTATTGTTGTTTATTCCCAAAAGATTACGTGTTCGATAAGAAAGAATTGGTGTTACTGTGGATGGCAGAGGGGTTTTTAAATTCGCCAAAAGGCAACATGTCAATGGAGGGTTTGGGTAGCCGGTATTTTGAAGAGATGCAATCAAGGTCTTTTTTTCAACATTCGGTAGATAGTGAATCCGAATACATCATGCACGATTTGATGAATGACTTGGCTATAAGTGTTGCGGGTGAGTTATTCTGTATGTTGGATGAGAAGATGGATCTAAATGGTAGGATCGAAGCTTTTGAGAAGGTTCGCCACTTTTCATTCATAcgtcaagaagatgaagaagatgcaACATATAGAACGCTTAAGGAATTACACAAAGCTAAAAACTTAGGAACCTTCCTACCTGTGTCAGTGCGGGCATCAATGCATCAgcattatttcaaatatatatggcAATTTAGTTTCAAATTGGATAATGTTGTTGAATTACTTCCAAAACTACAATTACTAAGGGTGTTGAACTTGAGTTATTGTAAGATTACTGAGGTACCAACGTTTATTGGAAATCTCAAACATACATATCAG AGCTTGCTGGTTCGTGAGTATCATGATTTATCTAGCTTGCCAGTTAGTTTTGTGAAGTTGATAAACTTACGACATCTTGACTTGAAAGATACTCCACTGTTGAAGAATACCCCATTAGGGATTGGTGAGTTGACTCAACTACAAACTCTACAGAAGGTTATCATTGAAGGAAGTATTGGGTTTAAATTATCAGAACTGAAACACCTTGTTGATCTTAAGGGTGAACTTTCCATTGAAGGGTTGGAAAAAGTGATGGATCCAATACAAGCAAAGGATGCCAAGTTGCAACAAAAGAAGGGTCTTGATGATATTGTTTTCAAATGGACAGACGTGTTTGATGATTCTCGAAAATTGCAGGCTGAATATGAAGTTCTTGAATATCTAAGACCTCACTGTAAGTTGAAGACACTAGAGATTTTGTTCTATGGGGGAGTGAAATTTCCTAGTTGGGTTGGAGATCCGTCTTATAATCAGTTATCGAAGCTTACATTAAATGGTTGTAGAAGTTGTACACAATTAGCAACTGGTGATGGTAACAACGCTATAACTGGATCGTTTCCTCATCTTGTTGAACTACATATAACACATTGTCCGAAACTTGCCAATGTGTCAATTGGATCATTACCGTTACTTGAGGTTTTAAGTATAGAAGGATGCTCTGAAAAATTGTTAAGATCCATAATTTGTGTGTCTTCGTCGATTCGTGGGTTGACAATGTCTCGTATTGAAGGACTTACGAAACTGGATGGGGATGTATTGAAACATCTCAAGGCACTTGAAGATCTAAACATTAGTGAATGTGATGAATTGAGATACTTGTGGGATTCAGAATCGAAGGCATACGGGCTTCTTGTGAGTTTACATGGGTTGTATGTATTTCACTGTAAAAAGTTGGTATCAATGGGAGAGAAAGAGGATGTTACTGTTAATGTGGGAAGTAACAGCATTGACAAAGGATCTGTCCTTAGATATGTGACTCTTTGGGATTGTAATTCATTGGAGAGTTACAATTGCCCTAATAGTGTTGAGAAGTTGGAGATCAGTTTTTGTCGTTCAGTGACAACATTGACATTgggtgta